One Chryseobacterium sp. StRB126 genomic region harbors:
- a CDS encoding sulfite exporter TauE/SafE family protein — MEIIGYAASVLIGVSLGLIGGGGSILTVPVLVYLFGIDTLLATEYSLFIVGISSAVGSITYFKKGLVDFKMALIFGVPSVISIFLTRMYLLPLIPEDLLRIKSFIVTKKIFLLLIFAVLMILASYKMIKNQVSGDRGGSDFNRNKVVLAVGEGAIVGVLTGLVGAGGGFMIIPALVNLLKVPVKTAIGTSLVIISLNSLIGFSSSISHVKVEWDLLLSVTAIAVFGIIIGSKISKKIDGKKLKPAFGWFILVMGIYIITREIFL; from the coding sequence ATGGAAATTATAGGATATGCGGCATCCGTTTTAATCGGTGTTTCTTTAGGTTTAATCGGTGGCGGCGGAAGTATTCTGACTGTTCCCGTATTGGTATATCTTTTTGGAATTGATACCCTGCTGGCTACAGAATATTCCCTTTTTATTGTGGGAATAAGTAGTGCTGTGGGCTCAATAACCTATTTTAAAAAAGGACTGGTTGATTTTAAAATGGCTCTGATATTTGGAGTACCCTCTGTTATTTCAATTTTTCTAACCAGAATGTATCTGTTACCTCTCATTCCGGAAGACCTTCTCAGGATAAAAAGCTTTATAGTAACCAAAAAGATTTTTCTGCTGTTGATTTTTGCCGTTTTGATGATTCTTGCTTCCTATAAAATGATTAAGAATCAGGTTTCCGGAGATAGAGGTGGAAGTGATTTTAATCGAAATAAAGTTGTGCTGGCTGTGGGAGAAGGAGCAATAGTAGGTGTTTTAACCGGCTTGGTGGGTGCTGGTGGAGGCTTTATGATTATCCCGGCATTGGTGAACCTTTTAAAGGTTCCGGTTAAAACTGCGATAGGAACTTCATTGGTTATTATTTCTTTAAACTCTCTGATTGGTTTTTCTTCATCCATCAGCCATGTAAAAGTAGAATGGGATTTATTGCTTTCTGTTACAGCTATTGCCGTCTTTGGGATTATCATAGGATCAAAGATTTCAAAAAAGATTGATGGTAAAAAACTGAAACCGGCATTCGGATGGTTTATTCTGGTGATGGGCATTTACATTATTACCAGGGAAATCTTTCTATAA
- a CDS encoding MBL fold metallo-hydrolase, which yields MKIEQVYTGCLAQGAYYITSAGEAAIIDPLRETQPYVERLKKDDVRLKYIFETHFHADFVSGHLDLSKKTDAPIVYGPTAKPEFEAVIAEDGQIFEIGDIKIKVLHTPGHTLESSCYLLIDEEGNEKALFSGDTLFLGDVGRPDLAQKATDMTQEELAGLLYDSLYHKILPLNDDITVYPAHGAGSACGKNMQKETIDTLGNQKKTNYALNQNNKESFINAVTDGLLPPPAYFGMNVMMNKKGYHSFDEVLSKGLHALKPEQFEEIAEASGALILDVRNNSEFAGDFIPQSVNIGLDGDFAPWVGALIGDVNQPILLVTKPGDEEEAVTRLSRVGFDHILGFLEGGMEAWKNSVKETDSVNRISAEQFEKEIDGKDVKIIDVRKESEYAAEHVNDAYSKPLAYINEWIDEIQPEEHFYLHCAGGYRSMMAASILQARGYRNFTEIEGGFNAIASTGVSKSDFVCQTKVLK from the coding sequence ATGAAAATAGAACAGGTTTATACTGGATGTTTGGCTCAGGGAGCATATTATATTACTTCAGCCGGAGAAGCCGCCATTATTGATCCTTTACGGGAAACCCAACCTTATGTGGAAAGATTGAAAAAGGATGATGTACGGTTAAAATACATTTTTGAAACCCATTTTCATGCAGATTTCGTCAGCGGTCATCTTGATTTAAGTAAAAAAACGGATGCTCCCATCGTGTATGGACCAACTGCAAAGCCTGAATTTGAGGCTGTCATTGCTGAAGACGGTCAGATATTTGAAATTGGTGATATCAAAATAAAAGTACTTCATACACCCGGACATACATTGGAAAGCAGTTGTTATCTGCTGATTGATGAAGAGGGAAATGAAAAAGCACTTTTCAGCGGAGATACTTTATTTCTAGGAGATGTAGGCCGTCCGGATCTTGCCCAAAAAGCAACAGATATGACGCAGGAAGAACTCGCGGGATTGCTGTATGATAGTTTATACCATAAAATATTACCTTTAAATGACGATATTACGGTATATCCTGCCCACGGAGCAGGCTCTGCATGTGGTAAAAATATGCAGAAGGAAACGATTGATACATTAGGTAACCAGAAGAAAACAAATTATGCACTTAATCAGAACAATAAAGAAAGCTTTATTAATGCTGTAACAGACGGACTTTTACCACCACCTGCCTATTTTGGAATGAATGTGATGATGAATAAAAAAGGATATCACAGCTTTGATGAAGTATTGTCAAAAGGACTACATGCTCTTAAACCTGAACAGTTTGAAGAAATAGCTGAAGCTTCCGGAGCATTGATTTTGGATGTGAGAAACAACAGTGAATTTGCCGGAGATTTTATCCCTCAATCGGTCAATATAGGGCTGGATGGTGATTTTGCACCATGGGTAGGGGCATTGATTGGAGATGTAAATCAACCTATTTTGCTGGTGACCAAACCCGGAGACGAAGAGGAAGCGGTAACCAGGTTAAGCAGAGTAGGATTTGATCACATCCTGGGGTTTTTAGAAGGAGGAATGGAAGCATGGAAGAACAGTGTAAAAGAAACGGATTCTGTGAACCGCATTTCTGCTGAACAGTTTGAAAAAGAGATAGACGGGAAGGATGTGAAGATTATTGATGTAAGGAAAGAAAGTGAATATGCTGCTGAACATGTGAATGATGCCTACAGTAAGCCCTTGGCTTATATTAATGAATGGATTGATGAGATCCAGCCGGAAGAACATTTCTATCTTCATTGTGCCGGCGGATACAGAAGTATGATGGCAGCGAGTATTCTTCAGGCAAGAGGATACAGAAACTTTACAGAAATTGAAGGCGGTTTTAATGCCATTGCCTCTACAGGAGTTTCTAAAAGCGATTTTGTCTGTCAAACTAAAGTTTTAAAATAA
- a CDS encoding family 20 glycosylhydrolase: MVRNFFILLVLLSNLMLAQNKLNLIPYPQKVQLLEGEFVIPEIFVLSGDLPKEETEYFKKRIGSQLKFQYTQKGGEIHLTNSIIPPASGTDAEQKKEYYLIEISPKQIHIKSYTKQGYFLALQTLIQIIEQYKEEKKIPAMKIEDQPKFAWRGMHLDVCRHFFTVDEVKQYIDYLAMYKLNTFHWHLTDDQGWRIEIKKYPKLTQIGSKRKESMIGAYVDNTFDGKPYGPYFYTQEQIKDVVKYANERHITVVPEIEMPGHALAALSAYPELACTQGPFESATKWGVFDDVFCPKDETFTFLENVLDEVMKLFPSQYIHIGGDECPKTRWKECAHCQELIRKNNLKDEHGLQSYFIKRIEKYINSKGRKIIGWDEILEGGLAPNAAVMSWTGVNGGIEAAKAKHFAVMTPGAYCYFDHYQGDPQSEPNAFGGFTPLDKVYSYSPIPAELNAEQAQYILGVQANLWTEYILDFKQVQYMIFPRLMALSEVGWGTSDPKNYKDFEDRVISHFKILDKMNVNYAKSIYNISGKVIPSNNGIAYELSTSQNPNGIRYTLDGTVPTINSKTYQTSVSIPNSLTVKSAYFEDGRLKSAISSQQFTVSKSTGKKITLEQQPSENYSFGGAFTLVDGIIGNVKQLGKTWLGFQGKDVVATIDFGQKTDFSEIYFNTLENKGSWIHLAKSAKIFVSDDNKDFKIIMEIGKEDIQNAKGKIQLKLDKQNARYLKIMIENAGIIPSGNPGADSKAWLFVDEIGVN, from the coding sequence ATGGTACGAAACTTTTTCATCTTACTTGTATTACTTTCAAACCTAATGTTAGCTCAAAACAAATTAAACCTAATCCCTTATCCTCAAAAAGTTCAACTCTTGGAGGGTGAATTTGTAATCCCTGAAATTTTCGTATTAAGTGGTGATCTGCCAAAAGAGGAGACAGAATATTTCAAAAAAAGAATAGGCTCTCAGTTAAAATTTCAGTATACCCAGAAAGGAGGTGAGATTCATTTAACAAACTCTATCATTCCTCCTGCTTCAGGGACAGATGCTGAACAGAAGAAGGAATACTATTTAATAGAAATTTCGCCAAAGCAAATTCATATTAAGTCTTATACTAAACAAGGATATTTTCTGGCTCTCCAAACTTTAATTCAGATTATTGAGCAGTATAAAGAGGAAAAGAAAATTCCGGCAATGAAGATCGAAGATCAGCCAAAATTTGCATGGAGAGGAATGCATTTGGATGTTTGTCGTCACTTTTTCACTGTAGATGAAGTAAAACAATACATTGACTATCTGGCGATGTACAAACTGAATACTTTTCATTGGCATTTAACCGATGACCAGGGATGGAGAATTGAAATCAAAAAATACCCGAAGCTTACGCAAATAGGCTCGAAACGTAAAGAATCAATGATAGGAGCTTACGTGGATAATACCTTCGATGGAAAACCTTACGGTCCCTATTTCTATACTCAGGAACAGATCAAAGACGTTGTGAAATATGCTAATGAAAGACATATAACAGTGGTTCCGGAAATTGAAATGCCTGGTCACGCCCTTGCTGCATTATCCGCTTATCCGGAATTGGCCTGCACCCAAGGACCTTTTGAATCTGCCACCAAATGGGGTGTTTTTGATGATGTTTTCTGCCCTAAAGATGAAACTTTTACATTTCTGGAGAATGTTTTGGATGAGGTTATGAAATTGTTTCCGTCTCAGTATATTCATATCGGAGGCGATGAGTGTCCAAAAACACGATGGAAAGAATGTGCCCATTGTCAGGAATTAATCAGAAAAAATAATCTGAAGGATGAACATGGGCTGCAAAGCTATTTCATTAAAAGGATTGAAAAATATATCAACAGTAAAGGACGAAAAATCATTGGTTGGGACGAAATCCTGGAAGGTGGGTTGGCTCCTAATGCCGCGGTAATGAGCTGGACAGGAGTGAACGGAGGAATTGAAGCTGCAAAAGCAAAACATTTTGCCGTAATGACACCAGGAGCATACTGCTATTTTGACCACTATCAGGGAGATCCTCAGTCTGAACCTAATGCTTTCGGCGGATTTACCCCACTGGATAAAGTATATTCTTACAGTCCGATTCCTGCAGAATTAAATGCTGAACAGGCTCAATATATTCTTGGAGTTCAGGCTAATCTATGGACTGAATATATTCTGGATTTCAAACAGGTGCAGTATATGATTTTTCCAAGACTGATGGCTCTTTCCGAAGTCGGATGGGGAACTTCAGATCCTAAAAATTATAAAGATTTTGAAGACAGAGTGATCAGTCATTTCAAAATACTGGACAAAATGAATGTTAACTACGCGAAAAGCATCTATAACATCTCAGGAAAAGTAATTCCTTCAAATAACGGAATTGCCTACGAGCTTTCTACCTCACAAAACCCAAACGGAATCAGATATACCCTGGACGGAACAGTTCCAACGATAAACTCCAAGACCTACCAAACTTCCGTTTCTATCCCGAACTCTTTAACGGTTAAATCCGCTTATTTTGAAGATGGGCGACTGAAAAGTGCTATTTCTTCACAACAGTTTACAGTGTCTAAATCAACTGGAAAAAAGATTACCCTTGAACAACAACCTAGTGAAAATTATTCATTCGGCGGGGCTTTTACTTTGGTTGATGGAATTATCGGAAATGTAAAGCAGCTTGGCAAAACATGGTTAGGCTTTCAGGGAAAAGATGTAGTTGCAACAATAGATTTTGGTCAGAAAACCGATTTTTCAGAAATCTATTTTAATACATTGGAAAATAAAGGAAGCTGGATCCATCTTGCAAAATCTGCTAAAATTTTTGTTTCAGATGATAACAAAGATTTTAAAATCATCATGGAAATAGGAAAGGAAGACATTCAAAATGCCAAAGGAAAAATACAGTTGAAATTGGATAAGCAAAATGCAAGATATTTGAAGATTATGATTGAGAATGCAGGAATTATCCCATCCGGAAACCCCGGTGCTGATTCAAAAGCATGGCTGTTTGTTGATGAAATTGGCGTAAATTAG
- a CDS encoding Crp/Fnr family transcriptional regulator yields the protein MQDTILSSEFSSSPDLVEKLYQYGITKKYHEGDIILDENASIRSIPIVMKGMMKVIRTEEDGREILLYYIKAGESCIMSFLGGMHNEKSIVKAEIEEDAEILFLPIDKVSLFIKEHPEWLDYIFRLYHKRFEELLDIINAIAFKKVDERLLNLLHKKAELTHSNTINTTHEQLANELGTARVVVSRLLKQLEEDGRLKLGRNKITLLKPTN from the coding sequence ATGCAGGATACCATACTTTCTTCAGAATTTTCTTCTTCACCGGATCTGGTTGAAAAACTCTATCAGTACGGAATCACCAAAAAATACCATGAAGGAGATATTATTTTAGATGAAAATGCATCTATACGTTCTATTCCCATCGTCATGAAAGGGATGATGAAGGTGATCCGAACCGAAGAAGATGGAAGAGAGATCCTGTTGTATTATATTAAAGCAGGGGAGAGCTGCATTATGTCTTTTCTGGGGGGGATGCACAATGAAAAAAGCATTGTAAAAGCAGAAATAGAAGAAGACGCTGAAATTCTGTTCCTTCCGATAGATAAGGTCTCTTTATTCATTAAGGAACATCCGGAATGGTTGGATTATATTTTCAGACTTTATCACAAACGTTTTGAGGAATTACTCGATATTATCAATGCCATTGCCTTCAAAAAAGTAGACGAAAGACTTCTGAATCTTCTCCACAAAAAAGCGGAACTTACCCATTCCAATACGATAAATACTACCCATGAGCAACTCGCCAACGAATTGGGAACTGCCAGAGTGGTGGTGTCAAGATTACTGAAACAGCTTGAAGAAGATGGCAGACTAAAACTGGGTAGAAACAAAATCACTCTTTTGAAACCTACCAACTAA
- a CDS encoding CoA transferase subunit B yields MLTKEQIAKRISKELRDRYYVNLGIGIPTLVANYVPEGISVEFQSENGVLGMGPFPFEGEEDADIINAGKQTITILEGGSFFDSAFSFGMIRGQKVDLTILGAMEVSENGDIANWKIPGKMVKGMGGAMDLVASAENIIVAMMHVNKAGESKILKKCTLPLTGVNCVKKVVTELAVLEVTPKGFKLLERAPGVSVEDIIKATEADLIIEGEIPEMQF; encoded by the coding sequence ATGCTTACAAAAGAACAAATTGCCAAAAGAATTTCAAAAGAACTGAGAGATCGTTATTATGTAAACCTGGGAATCGGAATTCCTACTTTGGTTGCCAACTATGTTCCGGAAGGTATTTCCGTAGAATTCCAGAGTGAAAATGGAGTTTTAGGAATGGGACCTTTCCCTTTCGAAGGAGAAGAAGATGCAGATATCATCAATGCCGGAAAACAAACCATTACTATTTTAGAAGGAGGTTCGTTCTTCGATTCTGCTTTTAGTTTTGGGATGATCCGCGGACAGAAAGTAGATCTTACCATTCTTGGAGCAATGGAGGTTTCAGAGAACGGAGATATTGCCAACTGGAAGATTCCGGGAAAAATGGTAAAAGGAATGGGGGGAGCTATGGATTTAGTAGCCTCTGCAGAAAATATTATCGTTGCAATGATGCACGTAAACAAAGCAGGAGAAAGCAAGATCCTTAAAAAATGTACACTGCCATTAACGGGGGTAAACTGTGTGAAAAAAGTGGTTACTGAATTAGCAGTACTGGAAGTCACTCCGAAAGGGTTCAAACTTCTGGAAAGAGCACCGGGAGTTTCAGTAGAAGACATTATCAAAGCAACAGAAGCAGACCTTATCATTGAAGGTGAAATTCCTGAAATGCAATTCTAA
- a CDS encoding YeeE/YedE family protein, with amino-acid sequence MLEIIKEPWPWYIAGPLIGLTVPALLIMGNKSFGISSSLRHVCAACIPANVNFFKYDWKKEAWNLFFVLGIFFGGMIAANFLLNPSEITVNPDLKTELAGYGITDYTNLVPIQLMNFESLLTVRGFIMMVVGGFLVGFGTRYAGGCTSGHAIMGLSNLQWPSLVATICFMIGGFLMANLILPMILSL; translated from the coding sequence ATGTTGGAGATTATAAAAGAACCATGGCCATGGTATATAGCGGGACCTTTAATTGGCTTAACTGTCCCTGCTTTATTGATAATGGGAAACAAATCCTTTGGAATCAGCTCCTCGCTAAGGCATGTCTGTGCAGCCTGTATACCGGCAAATGTCAACTTTTTTAAATATGACTGGAAAAAGGAAGCATGGAACCTGTTTTTTGTATTGGGAATTTTCTTCGGAGGAATGATAGCTGCCAATTTTCTACTGAATCCCTCAGAAATTACGGTTAATCCTGATCTGAAAACCGAGTTGGCCGGCTACGGAATTACAGATTATACCAATCTTGTTCCGATTCAGCTCATGAATTTTGAAAGCCTATTAACGGTAAGAGGATTCATCATGATGGTAGTAGGCGGGTTCTTGGTAGGTTTTGGAACCCGATATGCAGGCGGATGCACCAGTGGGCATGCGATCATGGGACTTTCCAATCTGCAATGGCCTTCTTTGGTGGCTACTATTTGCTTTATGATAGGGGGATTCCTAATGGCTAACCTTATTCTGCCGATGATCCTTTCCCTATAA
- a CDS encoding DUF6691 family protein, which yields MLKEQEQNIRHQDAVCVNESTLNHPWYYNLKYLVSGIIFGIIFVKAEVISWFRIQEMFRLQSFHMYGIIGSAVLVGMISVGLIKKFNIKTIHGEPITLTPKKFNKGQIYGGLIFGFGWAITGACPGPLFAQIGTGALAVSATLLSAIAGTWVYGYFRDKLPH from the coding sequence ATGTTAAAAGAACAGGAACAAAATATCCGCCATCAAGATGCTGTTTGTGTTAATGAAAGTACACTAAATCATCCATGGTATTACAATTTAAAATATCTGGTATCGGGAATCATATTTGGAATAATCTTCGTAAAAGCTGAGGTGATCAGTTGGTTCAGGATTCAGGAAATGTTCCGGCTGCAATCGTTTCACATGTATGGAATTATCGGAAGTGCCGTTTTGGTAGGAATGATTTCAGTAGGGCTGATTAAGAAATTCAATATCAAAACAATCCACGGAGAACCTATTACATTAACCCCTAAAAAGTTCAATAAAGGTCAGATTTATGGTGGATTGATTTTCGGTTTTGGCTGGGCGATTACCGGAGCCTGCCCGGGACCACTTTTTGCCCAAATCGGAACAGGAGCTTTGGCAGTATCTGCTACCCTTTTAAGTGCCATTGCCGGAACCTGGGTCTATGGTTATTTCAGAGATAAACTACCTCATTAA
- a CDS encoding DUF4197 domain-containing protein: MRKSIFIAAGLFLSISTQAQLLDILKSTVKDKTGIDLNNPQATKGSTAATTNTTTTTTTPTSNSTKTSPLNVGNLTSTQISSGLKEALSVGVTDGVKKLALTDGFLKNEAVKILMPEKLRKVDMTLRSVGLGSLADEGVKLLNRAAEDAVTEAAPIFTNAITSMTITDAKNILLGSNNAATSYLQSKTQSQLFTAFQPKVKASLGKVGADAVWKNLISKYNTFTGQSVTTDLNEYVTTETINGVFKMVADKESGIRNTPAMRTTSILQKVFGAQDANR; encoded by the coding sequence ATGAGAAAAAGCATTTTTATAGCAGCCGGATTATTCCTTTCAATTTCTACACAGGCACAACTTCTTGATATTTTAAAATCAACGGTTAAAGACAAAACAGGAATTGATCTTAACAATCCACAGGCCACTAAAGGTTCCACAGCCGCAACAACAAACACGACTACGACTACAACAACTCCCACTTCTAATTCAACAAAAACATCTCCTCTTAATGTTGGAAATCTTACCTCAACTCAGATTTCTTCAGGATTAAAAGAAGCTTTAAGCGTTGGAGTAACGGATGGAGTGAAGAAACTGGCTTTAACAGACGGTTTTTTAAAAAATGAAGCTGTAAAAATCTTAATGCCTGAAAAATTAAGAAAGGTTGATATGACTTTACGTTCTGTAGGATTGGGCAGTCTGGCTGATGAAGGGGTAAAATTATTAAACAGAGCTGCAGAAGATGCAGTAACAGAAGCAGCCCCTATTTTTACCAATGCAATCACTTCTATGACCATCACAGATGCTAAAAATATCTTATTAGGCAGCAATAATGCCGCAACAAGTTATTTACAAAGCAAAACTCAGAGCCAATTATTTACAGCTTTCCAGCCCAAAGTAAAGGCTTCTTTAGGAAAAGTGGGAGCTGATGCGGTTTGGAAAAACCTGATTTCAAAATATAACACTTTTACAGGACAATCTGTAACTACTGATCTTAATGAATATGTGACTACAGAAACCATCAATGGAGTATTCAAAATGGTAGCTGATAAAGAAAGCGGAATCAGAAATACCCCAGCGATGAGAACAACCAGCATTTTGCAGAAGGTTTTCGGAGCTCAGGATGCTAATAGATAA